The DNA window TCTTTTTTATTAACTCTCGGAAGGGTGTGAGGTGTTCTTGAAAGACGGGCATTTCAAAGTGGAGATAGAGCTGCAGGCGACTTTTTTTTAGCAAGTGCCCCAGCAATACTTCGGCATCTAATCTCGGATTTGGAATGCCGTGTTGCTGGAAGTACCCGGTTGTCCAATCGAGAAGATCCACTACGCTCCACATTTTACTCGGCATAGTTTCGTGTTCCTTAACTGGAGGCTTTAATCCTCTTGCAGCCTTTCCGCTTGATCGGCAGTTGTGAGCCGTTCAATAAAGGTCTGTAGCACACCATCTAAAACGGAATCAAGTTGATAGGAACTGAATTGGATCCGATGGTCAGTTACCCGAGATTGTGGGAAATTATAGGTCCGAATTTTTTCGCTTCTGTCGCCACTGCCAACCATAGACCTACGGGTTTCGGCTCTCTCATTGTTCAGTTCAGATTGTTTCTGCTCTTGGAGGCGGGCCCGGAGAATCTTCATCGCCTTTGCACGATTTTTATGTTGAGACTTTTCGTCTTGGCATGTCACAACGAGTCCCGTTGGTAAGTGGGTAATCCGAATAGCGGAGTCGGTTGTGTTAACGCTTTGCCCGCCGGGTCCCGAAGATCGGTAGGTATCAATACGTAATTCGGTTGCCTCATCAATCGCCAAATCGAGTTCCTCGGCTTCAGGGAGAACCGCCACGGTGGCGGCAGATGTATGAATGCGTCCACTTGCCTCAGTAGCAGGAATTCGCTGCACCCGATGTATACCGCCCTCAAATTTCAGTTGACTGTATGCGTTCTGCCCTACAATTGAGAAGACGACCTCTTTGAATCCTTTTAAGCCGGTTGCGTTTGAACTGAGGAGTTCCAACCGCCAGTTCTGACGTTCAGCATAACGGGTGTACATCCGAAACAATTCGGCTGCGAAAAGACTGGCTTCCTCACCACCGGTCCCCGCTCGGATTTCGATAATGACGTTTTTCGCATCGTTCGGATCTTTTGGAACCAGAAGCACCTTAAGTGCCTCAGTCAGTTGCTCTTTTTTGGCAGTGAGCACATCTAACTCTTCCTGCGCTAATCCGAGCATCTCCGCATCCGTTTCGACTTCCATGAGGAGCAGCGTATCGTCAAGGGCAGATTCTAACTCCTGATACTCCTGATAGGTGGACACAATTGGTGAGAGTTCCGCGTGCGTTTTAGATAACTCCATTAATCGTTGTTGATTTGAAATTTGCGCGGGGTCTCCGAGTGCTTTTTCGACTTCAGCGTATCTGTTTTCAATATCCTTGAGTTTCTCAAACATTTTTTAATTATTCCTTGCGGTTAAAGCAAGTAGGTTCGGGAGTAGACGTTCCTTTAGTGAATCCGCTTTCCACTTCGTTTCAAGCTAGACACTTTAGCTTACCAAGATTTTATAGTGATACCAACAATTATCTATACATTGGCGAGGTTGGGAAACCTCGCCAGCAAGGGTGGGAGGGGGTTAAATTACTAAGATAACGGCTTTTTCAGACAATTTGCGTATGTCCTGTCTCGGTGAGTCCGTAACGTCGGCGGAAACTTTCAACGCGTCCGGCAGTGTCGATAAATCGAGCCTGTTGTCCAGTATAGAATGGGTGGCATTCCCCACAAACATCTACTCGCATCGTTGGTTGGGTAGCGAGTGTTTTATGGACCGCGCCGCAAACGCATGTAACGACGCATTCCACCAGTTCTGGGTGTATTCCGGCTTTCATAATGTACTCCTTTGGATTCGTAATTTACGATTCTCTCATATTCTTGGGCCCGCGCTGCTGCGGCGCGGAAGCGTAGATGTATAGAAACTCAGGCTGATCGCTTTGAACGCGCATTCGTTCTCACTGACGTATTACTGTAAGTCGCATTGTCCACCATTCGTTGGAGGAATTCTGCGTTTGTACCCGTCTTGCTGAATTGCCCAATGAGCATCTCAAGCGACTCTGCGTCGTCCATCTGACTCGTGAATTTCCGCAGCACCCAGACCTTGTTAAGAACATCGGGTGCCAATAAGAGTTCCTCACGGCGTGTTTTCGACTTTTCGATGTTAATCGGTGGATAGATACGGAGATCTAACAAAGAGCGCTCCATGTGTATTTCCATGTTGGCAGTGCCCTTGAATTCTTCGTAGATGTATTCATCTTGCCGGCTTTCCGTATCAACGAGTACCGATGCAATGACCGTTAGACTTCCACCTTCTTCAAATTTCCGAGCTGCGCCGCAGAATTGACGTGGCTTCACAAACGCCATTGCATCTAAGCCCCCGGACAACGTTTTTCCGCTGTGGGGTGTCATCACATTGTGCGCCCGTGCCAGTCGGGTCATGCTATCTAACAGAACGACGACATCTTTTCCGTACTCTGCCCACCGCTTCGCCTTTTCAATCGCCATATCTGCGACCTGAATGTGCCGTTCGGGATGCTCATCGAAAGTAGAACTAATGACTTCTCCTTTGACGGAGCGAGCGACATCTGTAACCTCCTCGGGCCGCTCATCAATCAACAAAAAGATGAGAATGACTTCGGGGTGGTTTGCTTCAATGCCGGCGGCAATATTCTTGAGTAGCGTGGTCTTCCCACTATAAGGGGGTGCGACAATCAACCCGCGTTGTCCCTTTCCAATTGGGGCTATGAGATCCACGATGCGAGTCCCGTACTCTGACTGACTATGTTCAAGTTTCAATTTTTGGTACGGGTGAATAGGCGTGAGGTTATTGAAAAGGATTTTCTGCTTGACGGCTTCCGGTATTTCCGCGTTAACCTTCTCAATCTGTAACATTGCGAAGTAGCGTTCTGCTTTGTTTTCCGTCTTCTTTGGAGGACGGATTACCCCTTCAACGACGTGTCCGGTTTGTAAATCGAATCGTCGAATTTGCGAGGAGGACACATAAATATCCTCGTTACTCTGCAAATAATTGGAGCGCGATGAACGGAGAAAGCCGTAGTGCTGGTCGCGGTCATCAAGGATTTCCAAGACACCACCGCCGTAAAACTGGGTGTCCCCTTCAGATTTCGCCTCTATAATTTCGTTAATCAATTCCTCTTTCCGAGACCCGTTGTATTCGTTTACTCCGAGAGTCAAGGCAAAGTCTTTGAGTTCCGAGAACTCCATTTCTTGGAGCTTGCGAATGTCCAAGCTCTCCATAGTTTCAAATACTCCTCATTGTGCCCGGTTCCAAGGTAATCTTTCCACCACAGTGTCCATTTAACTACCCAGCGAATTCTTTGTCTCCACTCAAATGTGCGACCTGTGAAAAACAGGGACGCAGTTTGAAAACTATCGCTAAAACAGGAGGCAAAATAGAGGTTAAAATGGAATCGGAGCTAATGCTATAGAATAATTATACGCTTTTTTCGGGGGTTACACTGTTTCATCAGGGGAAGCTGCGAATTGCACCCTTAAAGCGTGCTTGCGCTTAGGAAGTTAAGGACCTTCATTGTTAATTATACACAATTGCTAATAAAAGGTCAAGTTTTTTTGTAAAAACACGGATTCTTCTGAAATTAGGATGGCGTGCGCGGTTGGAAAACCACGCACTTCACCAAACTTATTCTGCGCCTTCACCTTTCAATTGCGTCAGGCTGCGACGGACTTGCTGGTTATACTGATTTTTCGCCAAGTAGTTTTCCCAAAGGGCAATAGCGTCGTCATTAAACCCTTGTGAGACATAATAATTGCCAAGTGCCATCAGTGGAATATCAGAAAGCGGGTTTTTCTCAATCGAGGCTTTGAATTCAGCAACAGCGGTTTCCGCGTCCCCGTCTAAAAGTGCCAACTCACCCCTACCGTAAGGAATTAAGGCGTGTTCGGGATACTCTACTGCCAGTTCATCTATCATCTTCTGAGCGTCTTCCAATTTCTTCAGGTGGTAAGTTGCCTGTGCAGCGAGGATCGTCGCATAAACGACCTGATTGCGAAGTTTTTGTTGTTCGACCTTGCTTTCCGATTTGTTGAGTAACCGCTTTGCTGTCCGCGCGGCGGCTCTATACTTCGCACGGGATTGCACATAATTCCCGTACTTATAAGTGAGGTCACCGAGGGTTTTAGACCCGATGTAGGAATCACCTTTCTGATCAACGAGATCCTGAAAAATTGCAGCGGCTTTCCGATCCTTCAACCGATAATGGAGGACTTCAGCAAGGCTTTGCAACGCATCCAAATTCTGTGTGTTCGCCGCAACAGACTTTTCAAGGACCTCGCGTTCTTTCTCAGGTTCACCCAACTTTTTGTGTGCCAGCGAGAGCAACCAGTAAATCTCGGAGTCTTTGGCACGCGCCATTCCAAGAACAGAATTGTAGGTCTCTATCGCTTTCTCATACGATTCGGAAGTGTAGTGATTGCGTCCGGTGTCGATGACGGCTTGAATGACGCCACCATCTCGGCTGGCAGCTTTCTTGAGGACCTCTCGCGCTCGTTGATGCATCCCGACTTTTCGATAACAAATCGAGAGTTTGAGGTAGGTATATGGGTCAAGTTTCACATTCGCCGATTCTGCACGGGCGATTGCATCGAAATACAGGGCGCCTGCGTCACGGTAGTTTTCATCCCCGTAGAAGAAGTTGGCAATCATGAGTTCGGCATCATAGTAACTGCCTTGTTCATCGCCTGAGATCCCGCCTTGACCGCCGAAATTCCGCATGACCTCTGATGCGCTCACGCCGAACCCAGAATCTGCGATTTGAGCATTGATATTCCCCATGGCGCGACTTTTCTCAACACCGCCGCGCGGTCGGTCCATTTCACGCCGTGCGTCCCGCTGTGCATAGGCTCTGTCAAGCTGTGTTGCCAGTGGGTCGTCGGGCTCTGGAATTCTGGCTTTGAGGTCGGTCAGTTCCTGTTTCGCTATCTCAATCTCTTTCTCGGCACCTTCGACCTTACCATATCTTTTAACGAGTGATTGATAAGTGCGTTTCGCTTCATCTTCGTTTTTGAGGTATTGTCGTTGAATCCGTCCTTTATTGGCAATAGCGAGTGCTGCGCGTTGACTGCGCGGGTTCCGGTTTGCGAAGTTATCGAAAACCTCTACCGCCTGTTCAAAGTCCTTCGCCTCTTCAAAACTTTTCGCCAGCATCAGTTGGGCGTTGTGGCTCAATTCAAGGTTCGGAAAATTGTTGATAATCGCGTCAAATTGGGTTTGAGAGGCTTTATAATCCTCCTGCCGGAAATAGTACATCCCGAGTTCATAATGCGCCTCAGCGGCTACATCATCCTTCGGTGCATCGGCAATGACGGCTTCATAGGCTTTGATGCCCTCTGCGGGTTGATCCATCTGATCAGTAAAAATTTTGCCGATAGCGAGTTGTGCCTGAAGTGCTTCGGGTGTGCCGGGTTTGGTATCCACAACACTTTGATACGCCGCTATTGCCCCTCGGTAGTCTTTCTGTTCAGCGAGTTTTTCTGCGGAGCGCAGCGCACTACCCGTTACACAACTGATTTGGATCGCTGCTATCAAAACAGTAGCAACAAGCGAGCCATACTGCATACTTTTAACAGCAAGTCTTTGCCAGCGATCATACATCTTGATTGCGAGTTGTGCTGAAAATTTCACGATCTTTCTCCTTTCTTCTTATTGGCTCGGTTCAAAGACCCCTAGGTGAATAGGCATCCGTGTTTAATAACATGATCTGGATGCACATTCATCAATCAATTCTAGGACATCTTGCCGAGTGTATCCCTCTTTCTGAATGAGGTCGTCACAATTCACCCTATTTTTTGGGTCGGGCCCCTTACCGGCATCAAGGATGGCATTTGTCAACCAACTGGTGCGTATCCCGTTGATGCCAGAGGTGTAATTTGTCTGGTATTCGGCTTTTACCAACCCGACGAGCTGATCGACCTTGTTGCGGGGATACCCTTCTGGACGCGGATAAGCAAGGGGTGTGGGTTCGCCATTTTTGGGTGTGTAATGGATGCCGTTTTTAATTTCGATCGTTCCCGCATCCCCTTCCAGAATTACCCATTCTTCAAACCCAACGCGCGTGTTGCCGAGGATAGTGATCGTGCCTTCGGCACCGTTATCGAGCGTGACATCAGAGTAGGAATTAATTTCAACGAACTTTGGAACAAGGTTTCCATCGTCGTCCTCAAATTTCATATCAGTTGTCCCGTAAACCTCAGCAGGTAAAGTCCCCGTCATCCATAAGAATATATCTTGGAGGTGACTTCCTGAGTCATTCGGCTGCCCACCGCCAGAGAAGCGTGGATCCCCGCGCCACCCACCGGCACCCCACCGCTGTGCCATGTAGACCTCAAATTTCCGGAGGTTACCGATGCGTCCTTCAGCGATAGCGCGTCTCGCTGCCATGTAGGTATCCTCGTAATGACGTTGATACCCACCCACGAGATGTAATCCACTGCCCATTGCGAGCTTGGTTACAGCGATTGCATCGCCAACGACATTCGCCATCGGTTTCTCGACGATAACGTGGCATCCGGCGCGGAGGGCGTATTTCGTGTGAATATCGTGAAGGGAGTGCGGCGAGAATACACCGACTATATCCAGATCTTCGTGATTGAGCATCTCCACGAACTCGTATTCACCGAGGTAACGGTTGAAACTATTCGCTTTATAGCCATCAACCCGTTCTTGGAGCGCAGTTTCTAAAGCGTCTAAACTCGCTTCGTGGGTGTCCACAGCGGCGACGATTTCAGCGTCGGGACGTGTTGCGAAACCGAGTGTGTTTCCCCGTCCTGCACCGCCGGGCCCAATCACACCAACTCTTAAAATATCATTTTTGCTGGTTCCCATGATTTTAACATCTCCGGATTATATCTGTCAAGAGATTTTTTGCTATACGAATTTGAGCATAGTGATTCGCTTCACTGTGGTTTAGGGGCACAAATAAATCTCTCAACGACTAAAGACACGGAACAATTTTTTGATCGGATCGTAGAATTGGTCAACAACCCGTTCTTTGAGCGGAATAATGGCGTTGTCCGTAATCGTGATATGCTCTGGGCAGACCTTTGTGCAACATTTGGTAATGTTACAATACCCGATACCATCCGAATCTTTCAATTCTTCGAGTCGGTTCTCGGTGTCAATTGGGTGCATTTCCAAGGAAGCGGCGTAAACGAAGAATCTCGGTCCGATGAACTCGTCATGAAGATCGTGTTCTCGGAGGACATGGCAGACATCCTGGCAGAGGAAGCATTCGATGCATTTCCGAAACTCTTGGATGTGATCAATGTCTTCCTGTTCCATCCGCCACGTGCCATCTTCGGCATCAGGGGGTCGCGGCGTGAAGGGTTTCATCTTCTCTTTAACTCTGAAGTTCCATGATACGTCTGTAACGAGGTCTTTAATGAGCGGGAATGCCCGCATCGGTTCGACGGTAACGGGTTCATCCAGGGACAGATCGTTGAGGCGTGTCATGCACATCAATTTCGGTTGCCCGTTGATTTCGGCGGAGCAGGATCCGCATTTTCCTGCCTTACAATTCCATCGCACCGCCATGTCATTTGCCTGCTCGGCTTGGATACGGTGGACGGCGTCTAAAACCACCATCCCTTCGGACACCTCGGTGTCGTAATCGACAAATTCCGCGCCGTCCGCATTACCACGCCAGATTCTAAAAGTTGCTTTCGCCATTTTTTAATTTTTCCTTGCGGTTTTTTAATCTTACCTTGCGGTTCGTTGAGGTAGGTTTGGAATCTTACGGTCTCTTCCGTATATCCGCCCTCCGCTACGCTTACGGGCTACGGCTTTTAATTTTATCTAAGGCGGCAGCCTGCAACAATACGCAGAAATAC is part of the Candidatus Poribacteria bacterium genome and encodes:
- the prfA gene encoding peptide chain release factor 1, whose product is MFEKLKDIENRYAEVEKALGDPAQISNQQRLMELSKTHAELSPIVSTYQEYQELESALDDTLLLMEVETDAEMLGLAQEELDVLTAKKEQLTEALKVLLVPKDPNDAKNVIIEIRAGTGGEEASLFAAELFRMYTRYAERQNWRLELLSSNATGLKGFKEVVFSIVGQNAYSQLKFEGGIHRVQRIPATEASGRIHTSAATVAVLPEAEELDLAIDEATELRIDTYRSSGPGGQSVNTTDSAIRITHLPTGLVVTCQDEKSQHKNRAKAMKILRARLQEQKQSELNNERAETRRSMVGSGDRSEKIRTYNFPQSRVTDHRIQFSSYQLDSVLDGVLQTFIERLTTADQAERLQED
- the rpmE gene encoding 50S ribosomal protein L31, with the translated sequence MKAGIHPELVECVVTCVCGAVHKTLATQPTMRVDVCGECHPFYTGQQARFIDTAGRVESFRRRYGLTETGHTQIV
- a CDS encoding transcription termination factor Rho; the encoded protein is MDIRKLQEMEFSELKDFALTLGVNEYNGSRKEELINEIIEAKSEGDTQFYGGGVLEILDDRDQHYGFLRSSRSNYLQSNEDIYVSSSQIRRFDLQTGHVVEGVIRPPKKTENKAERYFAMLQIEKVNAEIPEAVKQKILFNNLTPIHPYQKLKLEHSQSEYGTRIVDLIAPIGKGQRGLIVAPPYSGKTTLLKNIAAGIEANHPEVILIFLLIDERPEEVTDVARSVKGEVISSTFDEHPERHIQVADMAIEKAKRWAEYGKDVVVLLDSMTRLARAHNVMTPHSGKTLSGGLDAMAFVKPRQFCGAARKFEEGGSLTVIASVLVDTESRQDEYIYEEFKGTANMEIHMERSLLDLRIYPPINIEKSKTRREELLLAPDVLNKVWVLRKFTSQMDDAESLEMLIGQFSKTGTNAEFLQRMVDNATYSNTSVRTNARSKRSA
- a CDS encoding tetratricopeptide repeat protein encodes the protein MKFSAQLAIKMYDRWQRLAVKSMQYGSLVATVLIAAIQISCVTGSALRSAEKLAEQKDYRGAIAAYQSVVDTKPGTPEALQAQLAIGKIFTDQMDQPAEGIKAYEAVIADAPKDDVAAEAHYELGMYYFRQEDYKASQTQFDAIINNFPNLELSHNAQLMLAKSFEEAKDFEQAVEVFDNFANRNPRSQRAALAIANKGRIQRQYLKNEDEAKRTYQSLVKRYGKVEGAEKEIEIAKQELTDLKARIPEPDDPLATQLDRAYAQRDARREMDRPRGGVEKSRAMGNINAQIADSGFGVSASEVMRNFGGQGGISGDEQGSYYDAELMIANFFYGDENYRDAGALYFDAIARAESANVKLDPYTYLKLSICYRKVGMHQRAREVLKKAASRDGGVIQAVIDTGRNHYTSESYEKAIETYNSVLGMARAKDSEIYWLLSLAHKKLGEPEKEREVLEKSVAANTQNLDALQSLAEVLHYRLKDRKAAAIFQDLVDQKGDSYIGSKTLGDLTYKYGNYVQSRAKYRAAARTAKRLLNKSESKVEQQKLRNQVVYATILAAQATYHLKKLEDAQKMIDELAVEYPEHALIPYGRGELALLDGDAETAVAEFKASIEKNPLSDIPLMALGNYYVSQGFNDDAIALWENYLAKNQYNQQVRRSLTQLKGEGAE
- a CDS encoding Gfo/Idh/MocA family oxidoreductase, translated to MGTSKNDILRVGVIGPGGAGRGNTLGFATRPDAEIVAAVDTHEASLDALETALQERVDGYKANSFNRYLGEYEFVEMLNHEDLDIVGVFSPHSLHDIHTKYALRAGCHVIVEKPMANVVGDAIAVTKLAMGSGLHLVGGYQRHYEDTYMAARRAIAEGRIGNLRKFEVYMAQRWGAGGWRGDPRFSGGGQPNDSGSHLQDIFLWMTGTLPAEVYGTTDMKFEDDDGNLVPKFVEINSYSDVTLDNGAEGTITILGNTRVGFEEWVILEGDAGTIEIKNGIHYTPKNGEPTPLAYPRPEGYPRNKVDQLVGLVKAEYQTNYTSGINGIRTSWLTNAILDAGKGPDPKNRVNCDDLIQKEGYTRQDVLELIDECASRSCY
- a CDS encoding succinate dehydrogenase/fumarate reductase iron-sulfur subunit, whose translation is MAKATFRIWRGNADGAEFVDYDTEVSEGMVVLDAVHRIQAEQANDMAVRWNCKAGKCGSCSAEINGQPKLMCMTRLNDLSLDEPVTVEPMRAFPLIKDLVTDVSWNFRVKEKMKPFTPRPPDAEDGTWRMEQEDIDHIQEFRKCIECFLCQDVCHVLREHDLHDEFIGPRFFVYAASLEMHPIDTENRLEELKDSDGIGYCNITKCCTKVCPEHITITDNAIIPLKERVVDQFYDPIKKLFRVFSR